The following proteins are encoded in a genomic region of Chryseobacterium cucumeris:
- a CDS encoding TonB-dependent receptor, which yields MKITKIAAVFLVMAFSGKMMAQETEKQLLIKDADDKFPIADALVKYDHGNSHIHTGTDGTFSIPVKSLPDTLVVSRQGYDEVKWVVTNDDDKNKVIFLQHKPFQISEVAINHSSFLSAITKVDLNKFPVNSAQDLLRKVPGLFIAQHAGGGKAEQLFLRGFDADHGTDVSVNVDGMPVNIVSHAHGQGYSDLHFVIPETVNNIDFGKGAYYMDRGDFNTAGYVDFQTYNGLKNSMIKLEGGSFNSKRVLGMFNILHDDLGRKNAYVAAEYNYTDGPFDVKQNFNRVNIFGKYNQWLTDKDYFNIQFSTFNSSWNASGQIPERAVDEGIIGRWGSIDPTEGGKTSRTNLQMNFKHIISPSEQIDAMAFYSKYNFNLYSDFTFNLKDKEHGDEIQQTDGRNIYGAEVKYTKTFSFANSSLNWTSGIGLRNDDINTLQLNHVYHRDLLLDRLSDVTGTETNLHAYSGLIWKTGKWTINPALRVDHFIFNMHNLLDVEQLPSGQSKEATRLSPKLNFSYAQNDNVMWFLKTGMGFHSNDLRVVVPNKNENTLPYSIGADFGVRLHPFKSLIITPALWYMDLQQEFVYVGDDAVVEPSGKSRRFGADLGVRFQPLENFYLNADINYSHARFTEEEKGQDYVPLAPVVTSTGSVNWDFLNGFSLGLQYRYLGARPAVEDNSIRTKAYFVNDLMLSYNRQKWGANIQMNNLFNVKWNEAQFATETQLKGEAEPITDLTYTPGSPFGVRVGVYYKF from the coding sequence ATGAAAATAACAAAAATAGCAGCCGTATTTCTGGTTATGGCATTCAGTGGAAAAATGATGGCGCAGGAAACAGAAAAACAGTTGCTGATAAAAGATGCAGATGACAAATTTCCCATTGCCGATGCTTTGGTAAAATATGACCACGGAAACAGCCATATCCACACAGGAACAGACGGAACATTTTCCATTCCTGTAAAATCTCTTCCCGATACCCTTGTGGTCAGCCGTCAGGGATATGATGAGGTAAAATGGGTCGTGACCAATGATGATGATAAAAATAAAGTTATTTTTTTACAGCATAAGCCCTTTCAGATTTCTGAAGTAGCCATCAATCACAGTTCATTTCTGTCTGCTATTACCAAGGTTGATCTGAATAAATTTCCGGTAAATTCAGCGCAGGATCTGTTGAGGAAAGTTCCAGGATTATTTATTGCACAGCATGCCGGAGGAGGAAAAGCAGAACAGCTTTTTTTAAGAGGATTTGATGCGGATCATGGTACCGATGTAAGCGTCAATGTAGACGGAATGCCTGTGAACATTGTTTCTCACGCCCACGGTCAGGGATATTCTGATTTACATTTTGTGATTCCTGAAACAGTAAACAATATCGATTTTGGAAAAGGAGCCTATTACATGGACCGTGGGGACTTTAATACCGCTGGTTATGTTGATTTTCAGACCTACAATGGCTTGAAAAACAGTATGATTAAACTGGAAGGAGGTTCTTTCAACTCCAAAAGAGTATTGGGAATGTTCAATATTCTGCATGATGATCTTGGTAGAAAGAATGCGTATGTGGCAGCGGAATACAACTATACCGACGGACCTTTTGATGTAAAACAGAATTTTAACAGGGTTAATATCTTCGGTAAATACAATCAATGGCTGACTGACAAAGATTACTTCAATATCCAGTTTTCAACATTTAATTCTTCCTGGAATGCTTCCGGACAGATTCCGGAACGTGCTGTAGACGAAGGAATCATTGGCCGATGGGGAAGTATAGATCCTACTGAAGGTGGGAAAACTTCCAGAACAAACCTCCAGATGAACTTTAAGCACATTATTTCTCCTTCCGAGCAGATTGATGCGATGGCTTTTTATTCAAAATACAATTTCAACCTGTATTCCGATTTTACCTTTAATTTAAAGGATAAAGAGCATGGAGACGAAATTCAGCAGACGGATGGAAGAAATATTTACGGTGCTGAAGTAAAGTATACAAAGACTTTTTCTTTTGCCAACAGCTCTTTAAACTGGACTTCAGGAATCGGACTAAGAAATGATGATATCAATACCTTACAGCTTAATCACGTTTATCACAGAGACCTTCTGCTGGACAGACTATCCGATGTGACAGGAACGGAAACCAATCTTCATGCCTATTCAGGATTGATATGGAAGACAGGAAAATGGACCATCAATCCAGCTTTGAGAGTGGATCATTTTATCTTTAATATGCACAATCTCCTGGATGTGGAGCAATTACCTTCCGGACAGTCGAAAGAAGCAACAAGACTGAGTCCCAAACTGAATTTTTCCTATGCTCAGAATGACAATGTCATGTGGTTCCTGAAAACAGGAATGGGTTTCCACTCCAATGACCTAAGAGTAGTAGTTCCCAATAAGAACGAAAATACTCTTCCGTACTCCATCGGAGCGGATTTTGGGGTAAGATTACACCCGTTCAAATCCTTGATCATTACTCCGGCATTATGGTATATGGATCTTCAGCAGGAATTTGTGTATGTAGGAGATGATGCAGTAGTAGAACCTTCCGGAAAATCAAGACGTTTCGGGGCTGATCTTGGTGTTCGTTTCCAGCCATTGGAAAATTTTTACCTGAATGCAGATATCAATTATTCCCACGCCAGATTTACCGAAGAAGAAAAAGGCCAGGACTACGTTCCGCTGGCTCCGGTAGTTACCAGTACCGGATCTGTCAACTGGGATTTCCTGAATGGTTTTTCTCTGGGACTTCAGTACAGATATCTGGGAGCAAGACCCGCTGTTGAGGATAACAGCATCAGAACGAAAGCCTATTTTGTGAATGATTTGATGCTTTCTTATAACCGTCAGAAATGGGGAGCGAATATTCAGATGAACAACCTTTTCAATGTAAAATGGAATGAAGCTCAGTTTGCCACAGAAACGCAGTTAAAAGGAGAAGCAGAACCCATTACAGATCTTACTTATACACCAGGAAGTCCTTTTGGAGTGAGAGTAGGAGTGTATTATAAGTTCTAA
- a CDS encoding helix-turn-helix domain-containing protein — MEVLSNFQYKKLFLPNITDKILANNADIQLYRIENYLKGILMPVIPYRTTFNFIIFVTNGHIRQYLENKEYHAEKGGVIFIKQGTITATVELSDDIEGFFLAYENNILSEQELPKHKSSIFFMTPFLNLDSLTYGTITQLLPIMEQELWLNNLNINDVVVTMLHLILIKMLSTDSDTHHKSATRPMELSLQFRDLLFKYHVGEKRVAFYADKLSVTESYLNKCVKGVTQKSPKQWINEIDINYSKALLHSSKDIAEIAYELNFHTASHFTQLFKKIAGITPKEYRIQFLNNSRISVS, encoded by the coding sequence ATGGAAGTACTATCCAATTTTCAATATAAAAAGCTTTTTCTGCCGAATATTACGGATAAGATATTGGCTAATAATGCTGATATACAGCTGTATCGGATAGAAAATTATCTTAAAGGTATTCTGATGCCGGTGATTCCGTATCGTACAACGTTCAATTTTATTATTTTCGTTACCAATGGCCATATCCGACAGTATCTTGAAAATAAAGAATATCATGCTGAAAAAGGAGGCGTGATCTTTATCAAACAAGGGACAATTACCGCAACCGTAGAGCTGTCAGACGATATTGAAGGTTTCTTCCTTGCTTATGAAAATAATATTCTATCTGAACAGGAACTGCCAAAACATAAAAGCAGTATCTTTTTCATGACCCCTTTCCTGAATCTGGACAGCTTAACCTACGGAACCATCACACAGCTTCTTCCGATAATGGAACAGGAATTATGGTTGAATAATTTGAATATCAATGATGTAGTGGTAACAATGCTTCATTTGATTCTGATCAAAATGCTGAGCACAGATTCTGATACCCATCACAAATCTGCAACACGCCCCATGGAACTGTCTCTTCAGTTCCGTGATCTTTTGTTTAAATATCATGTAGGAGAAAAAAGAGTGGCTTTTTATGCTGATAAACTGTCCGTTACGGAAAGTTATCTTAATAAGTGTGTAAAAGGAGTAACTCAAAAATCTCCAAAACAATGGATCAATGAGATTGATATCAATTACAGCAAAGCATTGCTTCACTCCAGTAAAGATATTGCAGAAATTGCCTATGAACTGAATTTCCATACCGCATCCCATTTTACCCAGCTTTTCAAAAAAATTGCAGGAATCACCCCGAAGGAATACAGGATTCAGTTTTTGAATAACAGTAGGATTTCAGTGTCATAA
- a CDS encoding DNA topoisomerase IB encodes MEKNTDLEIISHLKPSKIVKIMKDPEASAKAVHLVYTTDAETAGITRKKTGKKYSYYKDGEKIKDKDEITRINKLVIPPAWENVWICALDNGHLQATGFDVKKRKQYRYHPLWSALRNHTKFYRMLQFGYALPDIRLHIEQDLALRNFEKRKILALIVSLMQRTNIRIGNNVYEKLYGSFGLTTLKDKHVKVKGQKISFSFKGKKGVMHQIDLRSPRLARLIQKCKDIPGKELFQYFDDEGNRHSVDSGMVNDYIKEISGEDFTAKDFRTWSGTVSALIAFKEIGYAENDTEYKKKVKEALDIVAENLGNTSAVCRKYYVHPLVINLYENNTIKKYLDELEVIEENDGKADLTKEERLVLKILENERM; translated from the coding sequence ATGGAGAAGAATACAGATTTGGAGATCATTTCTCACCTTAAGCCTTCAAAAATTGTTAAAATAATGAAGGATCCGGAAGCTTCTGCAAAGGCGGTACATCTCGTATATACCACCGATGCGGAAACCGCCGGAATTACCCGTAAGAAAACCGGGAAGAAATACTCCTATTATAAAGACGGAGAAAAAATAAAGGATAAAGACGAAATTACCCGGATCAATAAACTGGTGATTCCGCCTGCGTGGGAAAATGTATGGATCTGTGCTCTTGACAATGGCCATCTTCAGGCCACGGGTTTCGATGTAAAAAAAAGAAAACAGTACCGCTACCACCCTCTGTGGAGTGCTTTAAGAAATCATACAAAATTTTACAGAATGCTTCAGTTCGGATATGCATTACCGGACATCCGTCTGCATATAGAACAGGATCTTGCCCTGAGAAATTTTGAGAAACGAAAAATCCTTGCCTTAATTGTAAGCCTTATGCAAAGAACCAATATCCGTATCGGGAATAACGTATATGAAAAATTATACGGTTCTTTTGGTCTGACCACATTAAAGGATAAACATGTAAAGGTAAAAGGACAAAAAATTTCTTTTTCTTTTAAAGGGAAGAAAGGTGTCATGCATCAAATCGACCTCAGGAGTCCAAGGCTGGCAAGGCTTATTCAGAAATGCAAGGATATTCCCGGGAAAGAGCTTTTTCAGTATTTTGATGATGAAGGAAACCGCCATTCCGTCGATTCCGGGATGGTGAACGACTATATTAAAGAGATCAGTGGTGAAGATTTTACCGCTAAGGATTTCAGAACATGGTCCGGAACCGTAAGTGCTCTGATCGCTTTTAAAGAAATCGGGTATGCGGAAAATGACACTGAATATAAAAAGAAGGTAAAAGAAGCCCTGGACATCGTGGCAGAAAACCTGGGAAATACATCGGCTGTCTGCAGAAAGTATTATGTTCATCCTTTAGTCATCAACCTTTACGAGAATAATACGATCAAAAAATATCTTGACGAACTGGAAGTCATAGAAGAAAATGACGGAAAAGCAGATCTGACGAAAGAGGAAAGGCTGGTTTTGAAAATTCTGGAAAACGAGAGAATGTAG
- a CDS encoding DUF6526 family protein — MKQQNYNNHRKFYPPHHFIYLPLLMILEILGIYKIWDDPGNQLIWILFSVVIFLLFYLAFMTRQHYALGLQNRLVILEFKQRYFEIFNKRSDETAEKLKFDQIAALRFTYDDEFKELLYRALHENISGDEIKRSIKKWRADRLRI, encoded by the coding sequence ATGAAACAGCAAAACTACAATAACCACAGGAAATTTTATCCGCCACATCATTTCATTTATCTTCCATTGCTTATGATATTGGAGATTTTAGGAATTTACAAAATCTGGGATGACCCCGGAAATCAGCTGATCTGGATACTGTTTTCTGTCGTGATTTTTTTGCTTTTTTATCTGGCATTTATGACAAGGCAGCATTATGCGCTGGGACTTCAAAACCGGTTGGTTATACTGGAATTTAAACAGCGTTATTTTGAGATCTTCAATAAAAGGTCTGATGAAACTGCTGAAAAACTGAAATTCGATCAGATTGCTGCATTGAGATTTACGTATGATGATGAATTCAAAGAGCTTTTATACAGAGCACTTCATGAAAACATCTCAGGAGACGAAATTAAAAGGTCTATCAAAAAATGGAGAGCTGACCGACTCAGAATTTAA
- a CDS encoding aminopeptidase P family protein, with the protein MTSKEKVAALREEMQKNNVDAFIVYSADPHMSEYLPEEWQERAWLSGFLGSAGFVVITKDKGGLWTDGRYFTQAALELEGSGIDLFKDGMEGTPNYIDWIISEIPAGGKVAVNAVAASHANWELLSQKLNSKNITLSDIPLLKEVWKDRGTPSANPIFVHPVERAGKSVSDKIAAIRQKMEEQEATVHIISSLDDVAWTLNLRGSDVESNPVFLGYIVITKNDAVLFTGLEKMEVAARKQMDDSFVKMMPYEEFYNYLKTFKNEKVLVSPNSNQQIFETLKSDNQFIKAPVPGNLMKAQKNEAELNGFRTVMVRDGVAMVKFLYWLTHNAGKEAMNEYSIGQKLKGFRAEGENFVGESFGSIVGYKDNGAIMHYSAKKEGSKEVTNEETILVDSGGQYLEGTTDITRTFALGTPSEEFKRNSTLVLQGLIRLSMVKFPKGTKGVHLDAIARLPLWMEGKDFNHGTGHGVGSFMNVHEGPQNIRKDLNPQELLPGMVCSNEPGYYLEGHYGIRHENLIAVKEAEKTIHGTFYEFETLTFCPFFKDTVVKEMLSESEIAWLNGYHKTCEEKLAPHLDGEVKEWFLQLVSPL; encoded by the coding sequence ATGACTTCAAAGGAAAAAGTTGCTGCGCTTCGTGAAGAAATGCAGAAAAATAATGTTGATGCATTTATAGTATATTCTGCAGACCCGCATATGAGCGAGTACCTTCCCGAAGAATGGCAGGAGAGAGCATGGCTTTCCGGCTTCTTAGGTTCTGCTGGTTTTGTGGTAATTACCAAAGATAAAGGCGGACTTTGGACAGACGGAAGATACTTTACACAAGCTGCCTTAGAGCTGGAAGGTTCCGGAATTGATCTTTTCAAAGATGGAATGGAAGGAACTCCCAATTATATCGACTGGATTATTTCAGAAATTCCTGCAGGCGGTAAAGTGGCGGTAAATGCTGTTGCAGCCTCTCATGCCAACTGGGAACTGCTTTCTCAAAAACTCAACTCCAAAAATATTACGCTGTCAGATATTCCGCTTTTAAAAGAAGTATGGAAAGACAGAGGAACTCCATCTGCTAATCCTATCTTTGTTCATCCGGTTGAAAGAGCCGGTAAATCAGTATCCGATAAAATTGCTGCGATCCGTCAGAAAATGGAAGAGCAGGAAGCTACCGTACACATTATCTCAAGTCTTGATGATGTGGCATGGACACTGAACCTGAGAGGAAGTGATGTAGAAAGCAATCCTGTATTCTTAGGATACATTGTGATTACTAAAAATGATGCTGTTCTGTTCACAGGATTAGAGAAAATGGAAGTGGCTGCAAGAAAACAAATGGATGATTCCTTTGTAAAAATGATGCCTTACGAAGAATTCTACAATTATCTGAAAACTTTCAAAAACGAAAAAGTTTTGGTTTCTCCGAACAGCAACCAACAGATTTTTGAAACATTAAAATCAGACAATCAGTTTATCAAAGCTCCGGTTCCCGGCAACCTGATGAAAGCTCAGAAAAACGAAGCTGAGCTGAATGGTTTCAGAACAGTAATGGTAAGAGACGGAGTAGCAATGGTGAAATTCCTTTACTGGCTAACGCACAATGCAGGAAAAGAAGCCATGAATGAATATTCTATCGGGCAGAAACTGAAAGGATTCCGTGCAGAAGGTGAAAACTTTGTCGGAGAAAGCTTTGGTTCTATCGTTGGATATAAAGATAACGGTGCTATCATGCACTATTCTGCTAAAAAAGAAGGTAGTAAAGAAGTGACCAATGAGGAAACAATTCTGGTAGATTCAGGAGGCCAGTACCTTGAAGGAACTACAGATATTACGAGAACTTTTGCCTTAGGAACCCCTTCGGAAGAGTTTAAAAGAAATTCAACATTGGTGTTACAGGGACTGATCCGTTTATCAATGGTGAAATTCCCGAAAGGAACAAAAGGAGTACACCTGGATGCTATTGCCAGACTACCGCTATGGATGGAAGGAAAAGACTTCAACCACGGTACAGGACATGGGGTAGGAAGTTTCATGAACGTTCACGAAGGACCGCAGAATATCAGAAAAGATCTGAACCCTCAGGAGCTTCTTCCGGGAATGGTATGTTCAAATGAACCTGGTTACTATCTTGAAGGACACTATGGAATTCGTCATGAAAACCTGATTGCAGTAAAAGAAGCAGAGAAAACAATTCACGGAACATTCTATGAATTTGAAACATTAACATTCTGTCCGTTCTTCAAAGATACAGTAGTGAAAGAGATGCTTTCAGAAAGCGAAATCGCATGGCTGAATGGTTACCATAAAACTTGTGAAGAAAAGCTTGCTCCACACCTGGATGGAGAAGTAAAAGAATGGTTCCTTCAACTGGTAAGCCCTCTTTAA
- a CDS encoding Crp/Fnr family transcriptional regulator, whose translation MERDYFRSFNLFSENEIEEFLKHSEFRHISKNDYFIQEGELCKEVGLVKSGIFRSFYTSDEGKDMTYCFRFPNHMIAAYSSFVSGCPSKESMQAITDAELIILKKDAVDELVQNSLNWTKFLKIIAEQEYLELESRFFQLQRDSAAQRYQTLLKNHPDYIQNIPLQYLASYLGITQRHLSRIRKEISF comes from the coding sequence ATGGAACGTGACTATTTCCGAAGCTTTAATCTGTTTTCAGAAAATGAAATTGAAGAATTTCTGAAGCATTCCGAATTCAGGCATATCAGCAAAAATGATTATTTCATACAGGAAGGAGAGCTTTGCAAGGAAGTAGGATTGGTGAAGTCCGGTATCTTCCGTTCCTTTTACACCTCTGATGAAGGAAAAGATATGACGTATTGTTTCCGGTTTCCCAATCATATGATCGCCGCCTATTCGTCATTTGTTTCCGGATGCCCAAGCAAAGAAAGTATGCAGGCTATTACTGATGCTGAGTTGATTATTCTTAAAAAAGATGCGGTAGATGAACTGGTTCAGAACAGTCTTAACTGGACAAAGTTTTTAAAAATCATTGCAGAACAGGAATATCTTGAACTGGAATCACGTTTTTTTCAGCTGCAAAGAGACAGCGCAGCCCAGCGTTATCAAACACTGTTAAAGAATCATCCTGATTATATTCAAAACATTCCATTGCAGTATCTGGCTTCCTACCTTGGCATTACCCAACGTCACCTGAGCCGCATCAGAAAGGAAATTTCTTTTTAG
- a CDS encoding saccharopine dehydrogenase — MEQNILIIGGNGLVGKTISRILISRNPHLTVFIGGRKGGKTDKDLKIDVTDPSSFKVISEKKIHLIILSVNDKEDHVLRFAIDHHIDYLDITKPTPALVKAYEIAGKSDVNSRIVFSSGWMGGIVPGLVNTLSDSGDINEVKLFVYYSVKDLAGESSAHFMAENVAVPFVHYKNDKPVSIRHFLDTEVFNFSFGIGKRSAYNFDVPDLYILNKVERISDVSVKMTYNSKFITWLLGAFQYLRIYNILSLKERKMIFGSSGNGDQAVFEIVVDDPSGQKRLSLQSEKGQAELTALSAVLHTEELLRNPHENKVYFSHQLHEPLSLMEQLNAYDSININVKS; from the coding sequence ATGGAGCAAAATATTCTGATAATTGGTGGAAATGGATTGGTTGGAAAAACAATTTCCCGGATCCTGATATCAAGAAATCCTCATCTTACTGTTTTTATCGGAGGGAGAAAAGGTGGAAAAACAGATAAAGACCTGAAGATCGACGTTACAGATCCTTCCTCGTTTAAAGTGATCTCAGAGAAAAAAATACATCTCATTATCCTTTCCGTGAATGATAAAGAAGATCATGTACTTCGTTTTGCGATTGATCACCACATAGACTATCTGGATATTACAAAACCTACTCCGGCTTTGGTGAAGGCTTATGAAATTGCCGGTAAATCAGATGTTAACAGCAGAATTGTTTTCAGTTCAGGCTGGATGGGTGGTATTGTCCCTGGATTAGTCAATACCTTGTCAGATTCCGGTGATATTAATGAGGTGAAACTGTTTGTCTACTATTCTGTAAAAGATCTGGCAGGAGAGAGTTCTGCTCACTTTATGGCAGAAAATGTAGCCGTTCCTTTTGTGCATTATAAGAATGACAAACCGGTTTCTATCAGACATTTTTTAGATACAGAAGTTTTTAATTTTTCCTTTGGAATCGGGAAGAGAAGCGCCTATAATTTTGATGTGCCCGACTTGTATATTCTCAACAAAGTGGAAAGAATTTCCGATGTGAGTGTGAAAATGACCTACAACTCAAAATTCATAACCTGGCTGCTGGGAGCATTTCAATATTTAAGAATCTACAATATTCTGTCTTTAAAAGAAAGAAAAATGATTTTTGGATCCAGCGGTAACGGAGATCAGGCGGTCTTTGAAATTGTAGTCGATGATCCGTCAGGACAAAAGAGACTGAGTTTGCAGAGTGAAAAAGGACAGGCAGAATTAACCGCTTTATCTGCTGTTCTGCACACCGAAGAACTGTTGAGAAATCCTCATGAAAACAAGGTGTATTTCAGCCATCAGCTGCATGAGCCTTTATCATTAATGGAACAGCTTAATGCCTACGATTCTATCAATATTAATGTGAAATCATGA
- a CDS encoding NAD(P)H-dependent oxidoreductase — protein MKKIAIINGHPNKDSFNFGVTEAYRLGASETGAEVREIVIRDLNFNPNLQFGYQKRMELEPDLIKAWEIIQWADHLVWVHPVWWGGFPALMKGFIDRLFLPGMAYKYRENSVWWDKLLKGKTAHIITTLDQPGWYYRLFFGRPSVNQLKKSILEYCGVKPVKVTYVGIIRNSKEEQRSQWLSKVRELGKKYK, from the coding sequence ATGAAAAAAATAGCCATTATCAATGGGCATCCCAATAAAGATTCCTTCAATTTTGGGGTAACAGAAGCTTACAGGTTGGGAGCCTCAGAAACAGGAGCAGAAGTGCGGGAAATTGTAATACGGGATCTCAACTTTAATCCCAATTTACAGTTTGGATATCAGAAAAGAATGGAGCTTGAGCCGGATCTGATCAAAGCCTGGGAAATTATTCAGTGGGCAGATCATCTCGTTTGGGTACATCCGGTTTGGTGGGGAGGATTTCCTGCCTTGATGAAAGGATTTATAGACCGTCTTTTTTTACCGGGAATGGCCTATAAATATCGTGAAAATTCTGTGTGGTGGGACAAGCTTTTAAAAGGTAAAACAGCCCACATTATTACCACATTAGACCAACCTGGATGGTATTACCGTCTGTTTTTTGGCAGACCCAGTGTCAATCAGCTTAAAAAATCCATACTTGAATACTGTGGGGTAAAACCGGTGAAAGTGACTTATGTAGGTATTATCAGGAATTCTAAAGAGGAGCAACGGTCTCAATGGCTTAGTAAGGTGAGGGAATTAGGAAAGAAGTATAAATAA
- a CDS encoding siderophore-interacting protein, protein MPSLPKWINDTVENVWSSKFKECTVNHIEQITNDLRLIRFETELENVPYEPAYAIGIRINDRDFRNYSPFNFNKEAGTFDVLFHLHDRSAAGSHFVTGLTKGDSIKLLMPRGKQFFTPGARIHFSLGDETSLGSSLSIKEAVEESGSLFICLHELDDCSALEKLSLYGYHCPKNNTMRMIEALNDFLLEEKESISDDEVIFYLTGNGGRMSLIRKFLKARGVSPKCIKSQAYWIEGKKGL, encoded by the coding sequence ATGCCGAGCCTACCAAAATGGATCAATGACACCGTAGAAAATGTCTGGTCCTCAAAATTCAAAGAATGCACCGTTAACCATATAGAACAGATCACCAATGATCTTCGACTGATACGCTTTGAAACAGAATTAGAGAATGTTCCTTATGAACCTGCCTATGCCATTGGAATAAGAATCAACGACAGGGATTTCAGGAATTATTCTCCTTTTAATTTTAACAAAGAAGCAGGAACTTTTGATGTTTTGTTTCATTTGCATGACAGGTCTGCTGCAGGAAGTCATTTTGTAACCGGACTGACAAAAGGAGATTCCATAAAACTTTTAATGCCCAGAGGAAAACAATTCTTTACTCCAGGTGCCCGGATTCATTTCTCTCTGGGAGATGAAACATCATTGGGAAGTTCTCTTTCGATCAAGGAAGCGGTGGAGGAATCCGGTTCTTTATTTATTTGCCTTCATGAGCTTGATGATTGCTCTGCTCTTGAAAAGCTCAGCTTATATGGCTATCACTGTCCTAAAAACAATACCATGAGAATGATTGAAGCTTTGAATGATTTTCTGCTGGAAGAAAAAGAATCCATCTCTGATGATGAGGTTATTTTTTATCTCACAGGAAACGGAGGACGAATGTCTCTGATCAGAAAATTCCTTAAAGCCAGAGGCGTATCACCAAAATGTATCAAATCACAAGCCTACTGGATTGAAGGGAAAAAAGGACTGTAA
- a CDS encoding helix-turn-helix domain-containing protein, giving the protein MKQTIPTYDLNGITHHQFHIKRMDKQPYDSGDILLGKGIHRDSHYIFTCMESGHVRMMVDFKTIEAKESTIFCVLPGQVHQGLLMKEVCGWFVAVKAELVPDTVRSFFDESLGEIQPLSVDKNLVKNLNTTAGLLHASYTNEMLSTKEGFLIVQSLLNAFLGMFAQLYSQKSTSPASEENRALQLTRAFRTLVRKNFKTMKSPSEYAEILNITRGYLTETVREVTGKPAQHWIHQEILIEAKRLLVFTNLSVKEVAYELGYSDHTYFSRLFSKLEDQSPSEFRGRHQ; this is encoded by the coding sequence ATGAAACAGACCATTCCCACCTATGATTTAAATGGTATCACCCACCATCAGTTCCATATCAAAAGGATGGATAAACAGCCTTATGATTCTGGGGATATTCTTCTGGGCAAAGGTATACACCGGGACAGTCATTATATTTTCACCTGTATGGAGAGCGGTCATGTGAGAATGATGGTTGACTTTAAAACTATTGAAGCCAAAGAATCCACTATTTTCTGTGTATTGCCGGGACAGGTACATCAGGGACTTCTTATGAAAGAGGTCTGCGGATGGTTTGTAGCAGTAAAAGCAGAACTTGTTCCGGATACAGTTCGTTCTTTTTTTGATGAATCTTTGGGTGAAATACAGCCGCTGTCTGTGGATAAGAACCTTGTCAAAAACCTCAATACGACAGCCGGCCTACTTCATGCTTCATATACGAACGAAATGCTTTCCACTAAAGAAGGATTTCTCATTGTTCAATCACTGCTTAATGCCTTTCTCGGAATGTTTGCCCAGTTGTATTCTCAGAAAAGTACTTCTCCGGCTTCAGAGGAAAACCGTGCTTTACAATTAACCAGAGCATTCAGGACTCTTGTCCGGAAAAATTTCAAAACCATGAAAAGTCCATCAGAATATGCAGAAATTTTGAACATTACAAGAGGATATTTAACGGAAACGGTTCGTGAGGTCACAGGAAAGCCTGCACAACACTGGATTCATCAGGAAATTTTAATCGAAGCCAAAAGATTGCTGGTCTTTACCAATCTGAGTGTAAAAGAAGTAGCTTATGAACTGGGATACAGTGATCATACCTATTTCAGCCGTTTATTTTCCAAACTTGAAGATCAATCTCCATCAGAATTCAGAGGACGGCATCAATAA